In Candidatus Neomarinimicrobiota bacterium, the following are encoded in one genomic region:
- a CDS encoding acyl-CoA dehydrogenase yields the protein MNFNLTDEQTLLQQTVRQFAEAEVAPGAIERDETKTWPEEIVRQLAEMGLMGMMVPEQWGGAGMDTVAYTIAMEEISRADAAVGVIMSVNNSLVCDLLDTYGTDEQKSKYLIPLAKGEKLGAYSLSEPQAGSDAANLLCRARSDDDVYRISGTKNWVSNGIHSDVVLLFAVTDPEQKHHGISCFIVEKGWDGFSVGKPEDKLGIRASDTSELYFDDVKVPLANRVAAEGKGFHIALGTLDAGRIGIAAQALGIAQAALDHALAYAREREQFGRPIIDFQAIQFKLADMATQIEAARLLVRRAAFAKDQDQPFGYLAAMAKVFASEVAMQAASQCVQIHGGYGYIRETGVERLMRDAKITQIYEGTSEIQRVVIARALQKKG from the coding sequence GGCCGGAAGAGATCGTGCGCCAGCTGGCCGAGATGGGCCTGATGGGGATGATGGTTCCCGAGCAGTGGGGCGGCGCAGGGATGGACACGGTGGCCTACACCATTGCCATGGAAGAGATTTCCCGGGCCGACGCCGCGGTGGGAGTAATCATGAGTGTCAATAACTCCCTGGTGTGCGACCTGCTGGATACCTATGGAACAGATGAGCAAAAAAGCAAATATCTGATCCCGCTAGCAAAGGGGGAAAAGCTGGGCGCCTACTCTCTCTCCGAGCCCCAGGCCGGCTCCGACGCCGCCAACCTGCTGTGCCGTGCCCGGAGCGACGACGATGTCTACCGGATTTCCGGCACCAAGAATTGGGTCTCCAATGGCATCCACTCCGATGTGGTCCTGCTGTTTGCCGTCACCGATCCGGAACAGAAGCACCACGGCATCTCCTGCTTCATTGTGGAGAAGGGCTGGGATGGATTTAGTGTCGGAAAACCGGAGGACAAGCTGGGTATCCGGGCCTCCGACACCTCGGAGCTCTATTTTGACGACGTGAAGGTGCCGCTAGCCAACCGGGTCGCTGCCGAAGGTAAGGGTTTCCATATCGCGTTGGGAACCCTGGATGCCGGGCGTATTGGTATCGCCGCTCAGGCCCTGGGGATCGCTCAAGCGGCCTTAGACCACGCCCTGGCCTATGCCCGGGAGCGGGAACAGTTCGGTCGGCCCATTATTGATTTCCAGGCCATACAGTTCAAGTTGGCCGACATGGCCACCCAGATCGAAGCGGCCCGGCTGTTAGTACGGCGGGCCGCTTTTGCTAAAGATCAAGATCAACCTTTCGGATACCTGGCTGCCATGGCCAAGGTGTTCGCCTCTGAAGTCGCCATGCAAGCGGCCAGCCAATGTGTGCAGATTCATGGCGGTTACGGTTATATCCGGGAGACGGGAGTTGAACGGCTCATGCGGGATGCCAAGATCACCCAGATTTATGAAGGCACTTCTGAAATTCAGCGGGTGGTGATCGCCCGCGCGCTGCAAAAGAAAGGATGA